A single region of the Desulfovibrio sp. genome encodes:
- a CDS encoding DUF805 domain-containing protein — translation MEFRDAVKFCLTKKYCSFKGRASRSEFWWFCLFTLLINIAVAIVGAIAPALASIISAVQALWLLLPTVSVSTRRLHDRDLSGWWQALPAVLMLPALIGLVTDAEWLYIVAALAVGIASIGLMVVYALKGTSGPNRFGPDPLDDSGV, via the coding sequence ATGGAATTCAGGGATGCCGTAAAATTCTGCCTGACCAAGAAGTATTGCAGCTTTAAGGGCCGGGCCTCGCGCTCCGAATTCTGGTGGTTCTGCCTGTTCACGCTGCTGATCAATATTGCAGTGGCCATTGTGGGCGCTATTGCGCCAGCGCTGGCTTCCATCATCAGCGCCGTGCAGGCCCTGTGGCTGTTGCTGCCAACGGTGAGCGTGTCAACGCGCAGGCTGCACGACCGCGACCTTTCCGGCTGGTGGCAGGCACTGCCTGCGGTCTTGATGCTGCCTGCCCTGATCGGCCTGGTGACTGATGCCGAGTGGCTGTACATTGTGGCGGCCCTGGCCGTGGGCATCGCGAGCATCGGGCTGATGGTCGTATATGCGCTTAAAGGAACCTCCGGACCCAACCGTTTTGGCCCTGATCCACTTGACGACAGCGGGGTCTGA